A window of the Butyricimonas virosa genome harbors these coding sequences:
- a CDS encoding serine hydrolase domain-containing protein: protein MKYTILIILFFLVISFRPWNFFTKEIQVEKDSIPQDTLAVAVHDLFTNEYSDLIETKRLDQTIERFMDQWEIKGASLAIMKDGKLIYSKGYGYADEENEVKTDVNHIFRIASVSKLITAAGIMKLVENGTLSLDDKVFGEEGILNDTTLYAPVKDKRMNHITVENLLRHQGGFTNRAGDPMFCPIDIAEKMNVPAPADLNTIIKFVLSRRLGFTPGTSTCYSNVGYGILSKVIEKISGKNYEEFIQDSILIPAGCYDMHLAHNLDKDRYFNEVKYYEQSDADLIRSCDGRDTLVYRSNGGNNIEALYGAGGWVASPTELLRFLSAIDANDSYPDILTKESVEIMTKCVKNALPLGWMNTNNQGDWWRSGTLAGTSAMLKRQRDGFCWAFITNTSNWTGPRFPHKIEGMMARAMDRVKEWPDRNLFDPDYCKAFEDGKKLLANEKGVQAHPVHPDNI, encoded by the coding sequence ATGAAATATACTATACTAATTATACTATTCTTTCTAGTTATCAGCTTCAGGCCTTGGAATTTTTTCACGAAAGAAATTCAAGTTGAAAAAGATTCCATCCCCCAGGATACACTTGCCGTAGCGGTGCATGATTTATTCACGAATGAATATTCAGATCTAATTGAAACCAAACGTTTAGATCAAACGATCGAACGTTTTATGGATCAATGGGAAATAAAAGGAGCTTCCCTTGCCATTATGAAAGACGGGAAACTGATTTACAGCAAAGGGTACGGTTATGCAGATGAAGAAAATGAGGTGAAAACCGACGTGAATCACATCTTCCGGATTGCTTCGGTTTCCAAGCTGATCACGGCGGCAGGAATCATGAAATTAGTTGAAAACGGAACGCTATCCTTGGATGATAAAGTATTTGGAGAAGAAGGTATTTTGAACGATACGACACTTTATGCCCCGGTAAAAGATAAACGGATGAATCATATCACCGTGGAAAATCTTCTACGTCACCAAGGGGGATTCACAAATCGTGCAGGCGACCCCATGTTCTGCCCGATAGACATCGCGGAAAAGATGAATGTTCCGGCACCGGCAGACTTAAATACCATCATCAAATTCGTTTTATCCCGACGTTTAGGTTTCACACCGGGAACAAGCACTTGTTATTCAAACGTGGGGTACGGAATACTGTCAAAAGTAATAGAAAAAATTTCCGGGAAAAACTACGAAGAATTTATCCAGGATAGCATACTCATTCCTGCCGGGTGTTATGATATGCATTTGGCCCATAATCTAGATAAAGACCGGTATTTCAACGAGGTCAAGTATTACGAACAATCGGACGCGGACCTGATCCGTTCATGTGACGGACGGGATACACTAGTGTATCGCAGTAACGGGGGAAACAACATCGAGGCTCTTTATGGTGCCGGAGGCTGGGTGGCCTCCCCGACGGAATTATTACGTTTCCTTTCTGCCATAGACGCAAATGATTCATATCCGGATATATTGACAAAAGAGAGCGTGGAAATTATGACTAAATGCGTGAAAAACGCTTTGCCTCTTGGTTGGATGAACACCAATAACCAGGGTGATTGGTGGCGTTCCGGGACTCTGGCTGGAACCAGTGCTATGTTAAAGCGTCAACGGGACGGGTTCTGTTGGGCATTCATTACCAACACGAGTAATTGGACCGGACCTCGTTTTCCCCATAAGATCGAAGGCATGATGGCTCGCGCCATGGATCGGGTAAAAGAATGGCCGGACAGGAATCTGTTTGATCCTGATTACTGCAAGGCTTTCGAAGATGGGAAAAAATTGCTGGCCAACGAAAAAGGAGTCCAAGCACATCCCGTGCATCCTGACAACATCTAG
- a CDS encoding aminotransferase class IV — MMLFNNKPIDNKKYSEDILNEGFSIYEVCRVFRGKVIFLNDNLLRLDNSIKKSNLAIDMNSLHVADQLNRLIQLENIKEGNIKYVIRVTPTGIEQYVYQIKHSYPTEEAYQHGVDTVTCHAIRENAEVKYINSGLREMTNKIIQEQGVAEVLLIDGDNCITEGSRSNVFFIRDNVFYTAPLPHVLPGTSRKRVLNICQENGLTVVEQRVNYKDIATYQAAFITGTSPLVLPIAHIDGIAFDPRHPLLVKVMEHYFNLLNKNF; from the coding sequence ATGATGTTATTTAATAATAAACCCATCGATAACAAGAAATATTCCGAAGATATCCTAAATGAAGGCTTTAGTATATATGAAGTATGCCGGGTTTTTAGAGGTAAAGTTATATTTCTAAATGACAATCTTTTACGACTTGACAATTCAATAAAAAAATCAAACCTTGCCATTGATATGAATTCACTACACGTGGCCGACCAATTAAATCGATTGATTCAGCTTGAAAACATCAAGGAAGGAAATATCAAGTACGTGATTAGAGTTACCCCGACAGGAATCGAACAATATGTTTACCAGATAAAACACTCCTACCCGACGGAAGAAGCTTATCAACATGGAGTGGACACAGTGACGTGCCATGCCATCCGAGAGAATGCCGAAGTGAAATATATCAATTCCGGATTACGGGAAATGACAAACAAGATTATTCAGGAACAAGGAGTTGCTGAAGTTTTATTAATCGATGGGGATAACTGCATAACAGAAGGTTCTCGTTCGAATGTATTCTTTATCCGGGATAACGTGTTTTATACGGCTCCTCTTCCCCATGTTTTACCGGGAACCAGTCGGAAACGGGTATTAAATATCTGTCAGGAAAACGGGCTGACCGTGGTGGAACAAAGAGTGAATTACAAGGACATAGCCACCTATCAGGCAGCCTTTATAACGGGGACTTCCCCGCTCGTATTGCCCATCGCTCATATCGACGGGATTGCATTCGACCCGCGCCATCCTCTACTGGTGAAAGTTATGGAACACTATTTCAATTTATTAAATAAGAATTTTTAA
- a CDS encoding Rossmann-like and DUF2520 domain-containing protein, whose amino-acid sequence MEQQDKIILIGAGNVAHHLGGALLKAGENLCQIYSRTLDTARQLGMRTGISYTAELNEIYPDGDIYIFCVSDDVLPSIIKTIRVSNNALLLHTSGSQPMDVFKSYSQYYGVIYPIQTFSKKRELDFREIPLCVEGNTSSVKERIKKFAEKLSDKIYEIDSVQRKELHLAAVFACNFPNYLYQVAGKLLEDKGLSFAMLRPLIFETAHKVMLLNPEEAQTGPAKRGDESIMNMHKNMLKNDKDLLKIYTILSEGIKGTQDKEETGDQKISQDIIDMPTLW is encoded by the coding sequence ATGGAACAACAGGATAAAATCATATTGATCGGGGCCGGGAATGTCGCTCATCATCTGGGCGGAGCTCTTTTAAAAGCGGGAGAAAATTTATGCCAGATATACAGCCGGACACTGGATACGGCTCGGCAACTGGGAATGAGAACGGGAATATCTTACACGGCAGAATTGAATGAGATATATCCGGATGGAGATATTTATATTTTTTGTGTAAGTGATGATGTTCTACCGTCTATTATTAAGACGATTAGGGTGTCGAATAATGCATTGCTTTTACACACTTCGGGAAGTCAGCCGATGGATGTATTCAAGTCATATTCCCAATATTACGGGGTAATTTATCCGATACAAACCTTTTCTAAGAAACGAGAACTGGATTTCAGGGAGATCCCGTTATGTGTGGAGGGAAACACGAGTTCCGTGAAAGAGCGAATTAAAAAGTTTGCGGAAAAGTTGTCAGATAAAATATACGAGATAGACTCAGTCCAACGTAAAGAATTGCATTTAGCTGCCGTTTTTGCTTGCAATTTCCCTAATTATTTATATCAAGTGGCAGGCAAATTGCTAGAAGACAAAGGACTATCCTTTGCTATGTTACGTCCTTTGATTTTTGAGACAGCACATAAAGTGATGCTCCTAAATCCGGAAGAGGCTCAAACTGGACCGGCCAAGCGGGGGGACGAGAGTATCATGAATATGCACAAGAATATGTTGAAGAATGACAAAGACTTGCTGAAAATATACACGATATTATCGGAAGGGATAAAGGGAACGCAAGATAAAGAAGAGACCGGGGATCAAAAGATATCGCAAGATATAATAGATATGCCCACATTGTGGTAA
- a CDS encoding KdsC family phosphatase, whose product MKLFKEELKKVEAFAFDVDGVFSRHEMNITPEGDLIRTSCTKDGYAMMYCTKKGYPVCIISGGQAPGVRERFEKLGVKDVYLGVANKVEALNEFLQKYNLNPENVMYMGDDIPDYNVMKIVGMPVCPSDACEEIKAIARYISDTPGGLGCVRDVVAQVLKAKGEWMDTQCYVKCM is encoded by the coding sequence ATGAAATTATTCAAAGAGGAATTAAAGAAGGTAGAAGCTTTTGCTTTCGATGTAGATGGAGTTTTTTCACGTCATGAAATGAATATAACACCGGAAGGTGACTTGATTCGTACATCTTGTACGAAAGATGGCTATGCCATGATGTATTGTACGAAGAAGGGCTACCCGGTTTGTATCATTTCTGGGGGACAGGCTCCTGGGGTAAGGGAACGTTTTGAGAAATTGGGAGTGAAGGACGTGTATCTTGGCGTGGCGAATAAAGTTGAAGCGTTGAACGAGTTCTTGCAAAAATATAATCTGAACCCGGAAAATGTGATGTACATGGGAGATGATATACCAGACTACAACGTGATGAAAATCGTGGGTATGCCGGTATGTCCTTCGGATGCGTGCGAAGAGATCAAAGCTATTGCCCGTTATATTTCAGATACGCCCGGTGGCCTTGGATGCGTACGGGATGTCGTGGCTCAAGTCCTGAAAGCAAAAGGCGAATGGATGGATACCCAATGCTACGTGAAATGTATGTAA
- a CDS encoding geranylgeranylglycerol-phosphate geranylgeranyltransferase has translation MLEILKLIRLRTIAFTAFTMYAIRFFVVQPVLEKAGFALQMPEGNFSLLVIAVCCLVSAAYVINDYFDTKADRISGNRPVIVGKTISRRAAIILHSILNVVAVGIAYYLAREAHHVEIVFLFLIISLVLWFYSSRIKKRFIWGNIVVAILAGLIPLTVIAFEIPLLSDVYSDVVLKTHVSFAYVFYWTACFSYFLFINMLIYEINKDIYSINGDQADGIVTLPVKFGIPATRKVIIGLITIAITSLILFLLFGFTRTPIVWIYFVVALIIPYLFYGYAVLKNDKMKFQLRMIRLIMVLCIGVSVFCKLCE, from the coding sequence ATGTTGGAAATTCTCAAGTTAATACGCCTACGAACGATTGCATTCACGGCATTTACCATGTATGCCATACGTTTCTTTGTTGTCCAGCCCGTACTGGAGAAAGCTGGTTTTGCCCTGCAAATGCCGGAAGGCAATTTCTCGTTACTGGTAATAGCCGTGTGTTGTCTGGTGTCGGCCGCTTATGTCATAAATGATTATTTTGACACGAAAGCTGACCGTATTTCGGGAAACAGACCCGTGATTGTTGGGAAAACCATTAGCCGCAGGGCCGCAATCATTCTACATTCCATTTTGAATGTTGTGGCCGTGGGAATCGCGTATTATCTGGCGAGAGAAGCTCATCATGTTGAGATAGTATTCTTATTTTTAATCATATCGTTGGTGTTGTGGTTTTATTCCTCCCGGATAAAAAAACGTTTTATATGGGGAAATATCGTCGTGGCCATTTTGGCCGGATTAATCCCACTTACCGTGATTGCATTCGAAATCCCGTTATTGAGTGATGTGTACTCGGATGTTGTTTTGAAAACGCATGTTAGTTTTGCCTACGTGTTTTACTGGACAGCATGTTTTTCGTATTTTCTTTTTATTAATATGCTGATATACGAGATCAACAAGGACATATATAGTATAAACGGAGACCAGGCTGATGGAATCGTTACTTTACCTGTAAAATTTGGTATTCCGGCAACGAGAAAGGTGATCATCGGGTTGATCACGATTGCCATTACATCGTTGATCCTATTTTTGTTATTCGGATTTACACGAACCCCGATCGTATGGATTTATTTTGTTGTAGCTTTGATTATACCATACTTGTTTTACGGCTATGCGGTATTGAAGAATGACAAGATGAAATTCCAGTTGCGAATGATTCGTTTGATTATGGTTTTGTGTATAGGAGTCAGTGTATTTTGTAAGTTGTGTGAATGA
- a CDS encoding Maf family nucleotide pyrophosphatase, whose translation MMHSIKNYKLILASASPRRQQLMKDAGFTFEVRLKNIEEKYPQEIHLEKVPEYLSKVKASAFREELKADEVLITADTVVCIHDRILGKPADRKEAISMLRKLSGNRHLVVTGVSVTTRTEQLSFSSRTGVFFKHLSNEEIIFYVDTYKPFDKAGAYGIQEWIGYIGIERIEGSFYNVMGLPIQKLYETLRKLQFQ comes from the coding sequence ATGATGCATTCTATTAAAAATTATAAATTAATATTGGCTTCTGCATCGCCACGGAGACAACAATTGATGAAAGATGCTGGGTTTACCTTCGAAGTCCGGTTGAAAAATATTGAAGAAAAATATCCCCAAGAGATTCATTTGGAGAAAGTACCGGAATATTTGTCGAAAGTAAAGGCTTCTGCCTTTCGAGAGGAGCTAAAGGCTGATGAAGTATTGATAACAGCCGATACGGTAGTTTGTATTCATGATCGGATTTTAGGGAAACCTGCAGATAGGAAAGAGGCTATTTCGATGTTACGGAAGCTATCGGGAAATCGTCATCTAGTGGTGACGGGCGTGAGTGTAACCACTCGTACGGAACAACTTTCATTCTCTTCACGGACAGGCGTGTTTTTCAAGCATTTATCAAATGAAGAGATTATATTCTACGTGGATACGTATAAGCCATTTGATAAAGCGGGTGCTTACGGGATTCAGGAGTGGATCGGGTACATTGGGATCGAGCGTATAGAAGGTTCTTTCTATAACGTGATGGGGTTACCGATACAGAAATTATATGAAACTTTACGGAAATTACAATTTCAATAA
- a CDS encoding S46 family peptidase, whose product MRKITLCFLAFILQTLPSLADEGMWIPMLLKKYNIEDMQKAGFKLTAEDIYDINQASLKDAVIGLGNEGSPFHHFCTGEIVSDQGLVITNHHCSFGMIQAHSSLEHNYLRDGFWAQSMADELVNPKITASILVRMEDVTDKINAGLNAGMSESERTKKVNEICRKLESEAVKGTNLAANIKPYFNGNQYFLSVFKIFRDVRLVGAPNSAIGKFGGDTDNWTWPRHTGDFSVLRIYAGPDNEPAAISDKNVPYKPAKFFKISARGVQEGDFTMVFGYPGTTNEYLTSYAIDQIASVEDPHKIKIRTAKLDVINAAMESDELLRIQYAAKAASVANAWKKWQGEIKGLDRFSTADSKRVLENNFNNWAKSNGKTEYIGLTDRYKALYDARKEYILAAAYASEAGLGGAEIIKFAREIEQVLDNYDKFEDKEQLKESLKNYVEAFYKDYDVATDQRILTEMFKLYNNEEVGDRWIPSVVRLSPKYAKLNGYDRYAANLFKKSIFTHKDDLLKFIDNLSEKSIAKIEKDPILGVATGIYTLYADKIRPELSRIESELKLLNRLWIAGLMEMQPDKTFYPDANSTLRVAYGKIAGYHATDAVYYTHYTTLKGIMEKDNPNIYDYDVPQKLRDLYKNRDFGPYTQDGEVPVCFIATNHTTGGNSGSPVLDAEGNLIGLNFDRAWEGVMSDMQYSPEICRNIAVDIRYVLFIIDKYAGAQRLIDEMVIIR is encoded by the coding sequence ATGAGAAAAATTACATTATGTTTTTTGGCTTTCATTCTGCAGACTTTACCAAGTTTAGCTGACGAGGGAATGTGGATTCCCATGTTGTTGAAAAAATACAACATAGAAGATATGCAGAAAGCCGGTTTTAAATTAACAGCGGAGGATATTTACGACATCAACCAAGCCTCATTGAAAGATGCTGTTATCGGGTTGGGTAATGAAGGTTCTCCGTTTCATCACTTTTGCACCGGAGAGATCGTGAGTGATCAAGGATTAGTGATTACGAATCATCACTGCTCCTTTGGCATGATACAAGCTCATTCTAGTCTGGAACATAACTATTTACGGGATGGTTTTTGGGCACAATCCATGGCGGATGAATTGGTTAATCCCAAGATAACAGCTTCTATTTTAGTTCGGATGGAAGATGTTACGGATAAAATCAATGCGGGATTAAATGCCGGAATGTCTGAAAGTGAACGTACGAAGAAGGTGAATGAGATATGCCGGAAATTGGAATCCGAAGCCGTTAAAGGAACAAATTTGGCGGCTAATATAAAGCCATATTTTAACGGGAATCAATATTTTCTTTCCGTGTTCAAAATCTTCCGGGATGTTCGTTTGGTGGGAGCACCGAATTCTGCTATCGGTAAATTCGGTGGGGATACGGATAACTGGACTTGGCCGCGTCACACGGGAGATTTTTCCGTTTTACGAATTTATGCAGGACCGGACAATGAACCGGCAGCAATATCCGATAAGAACGTGCCTTATAAACCGGCTAAATTCTTTAAAATTTCGGCACGGGGGGTGCAAGAAGGTGATTTTACAATGGTCTTCGGCTATCCCGGGACGACAAACGAGTACTTGACTTCCTACGCGATAGATCAAATTGCTTCTGTTGAGGACCCGCATAAGATCAAAATCCGTACGGCAAAATTGGACGTTATCAACGCGGCCATGGAGTCGGATGAATTGTTGCGTATACAATATGCCGCTAAGGCAGCAAGTGTTGCCAATGCTTGGAAAAAATGGCAGGGAGAGATTAAAGGATTGGATCGTTTTAGCACGGCAGATAGCAAGAGGGTGCTTGAAAATAATTTCAACAATTGGGCTAAAAGTAATGGAAAAACCGAATATATCGGTTTAACGGATCGTTACAAGGCGTTATATGACGCTCGTAAAGAATATATTCTGGCTGCAGCTTATGCTTCGGAGGCCGGGCTGGGAGGTGCGGAAATCATAAAATTTGCCCGTGAAATAGAGCAAGTGTTGGATAACTATGACAAATTTGAGGATAAGGAACAACTTAAAGAATCTCTGAAGAATTACGTCGAGGCTTTTTATAAAGATTACGACGTGGCCACGGATCAACGGATATTGACCGAAATGTTCAAGTTGTATAATAATGAAGAAGTTGGAGACCGGTGGATCCCATCAGTCGTTCGCCTAAGCCCGAAATATGCTAAACTAAATGGGTACGATCGTTATGCTGCCAATTTGTTTAAAAAATCAATATTCACGCACAAGGATGATTTACTGAAATTCATCGACAATTTATCCGAGAAATCAATCGCGAAAATTGAAAAAGATCCGATTCTTGGAGTGGCTACCGGAATTTACACGTTGTATGCGGATAAAATTCGTCCCGAATTGAGTCGGATTGAAAGTGAATTGAAATTATTGAACCGTTTGTGGATTGCCGGATTGATGGAGATGCAACCCGATAAAACATTCTATCCGGATGCGAATTCAACCTTACGTGTAGCTTATGGGAAAATTGCCGGATACCATGCAACAGATGCCGTTTATTACACGCACTACACAACATTGAAAGGTATCATGGAAAAGGATAATCCGAATATCTATGATTATGATGTACCCCAGAAATTACGGGATTTGTACAAAAATCGAGATTTCGGTCCTTACACCCAAGACGGGGAAGTTCCCGTTTGCTTTATCGCGACGAATCACACGACTGGCGGTAACTCCGGTAGCCCGGTTCTGGATGCGGAAGGAAATTTGATCGGTTTAAACTTTGACCGTGCTTGGGAAGGTGTGATGTCAGATATGCAATATAGTCCGGAGATTTGTCGGAATATAGCTGTCGATATTCGCTATGTTTTGTTTATCATTGATAAATATGCAGGAGCGCAAAGACTGATAGATGAAATGGTGATCATTCGATGA